A genomic window from Lineus longissimus chromosome 17, tnLinLong1.2, whole genome shotgun sequence includes:
- the LOC135501687 gene encoding myogenesis-regulating glycosidase-like isoform X2: MSLSNKQPTDRPTMTYIETSGLHIDLHSRRLTLKNPSGKLLLTGDIGKFLDQDAAFKCSEGSGLICAKWDNTATLKVLTRELQDGIICYDIQWDALNPKVVPVDSVNIGSGHWYGGPELYEQHWPINEQKVLMQPYVTNDYLQATTSPYYGSVLERYWLNSAGVGATVALDVPLHMSANAQNDGKFTFKSEYSLPYENLSSRLPHLHYTLCVGHDMKSVHQYMQKTYLGWPMDTPDIRMLKSPVWSTWARYKMHVNQEKVLQYAQEIMDHGFPNSQLEIDDMYTTKYGEFDFDTTKFPDAKTMVKTLHRNEFRVTAWIVPFANTDTNAFNEGMSRGFWVKDKRGRVPALTKWWQGVGGLIDVTNPDAVNWFVSRLKKFQKTYNLDSFKFDAGESFYVPHCITTHSQMANPSEYTTKYAALVVQFGANVELRAAYQSQKYPIFVRMFDKDSYWGYNNGLKTLIPTVFQFGILGYPYILPDMIGGNAYGWTTDSTGSVDPQSFASGDPVLPDRELYIRWMQLTTYLPSMQFSLAPWQYDEEVVEIARRMMKIHEEVVTPIILEAAKQTKEDGSPIIRPLWWLDTQDDNCLNNDSEFLVGDEILVAPVLDEGAKSRDIYIPRGIWLDEQTRETLHGPTWLRKYPAPLTTVPTFRAVRN; the protein is encoded by the exons ATGTCGCTGTCAAATAAG CAACCCACCGACCGGCCAACAATGACGTACATCGAGACATCAGGTCTGCACATCGACCTTCATAGCCGGAGATTAACCTTGAAGAACCCGAGTGGAAAATTGCTACTGACTGGTGACATCGGGAAATTTCTTGATCAAGATGCGGCTTTTAAATGCTCAGAAGGTTCAgggctgatttgtgcaaaatgggACAATACCGCAACACTTAAAGTCCTCACCCGGGAACTGCAGGATGGTATCATTTGCTATGATATTCAATGGGACGCTTTGAACCCCAAAGTCGTACCGGTTGATAGTGTTAATATAGGTTCAGGGCATTGGTACGGTGGACCAGAACTTTACGAACAACATTGGCCAATCAATGAGCAGAAAGTTTTAATGCAGCCGTATGTCACCAATGACTATCTCCAGGCAACAACAAGTCCATATTATGGATCTGTCCTAGAACGCTATTGGTTGAATTCTGCAGGGGTTGGCGCAACTGTTGCTTTGGATGTTCCGCTTCATATGTCAGCAAATGCGCAGAATGACGGGAAGTTTACTTTCAAGTCTGAATATTCTTTGCCATATGAGAACCTGAGCTCGAGATTACCACATCTGCATTATACACTATGCGTTGGGCATGATATGAAATCTGTCCATCAATATATGCAGAAGACGTATCTTGGCTGGCCGATGGATACTCCTGATATTCGCATGCTCAAGTCACCTGTTTGGTCAACTTGGGCAAGGTATAAAATGCATGTGAATCAAGAAAAGGTTCTCCAGTATGCCCAGGAAATCATGGATCATGGTTTTCCTAACAGCCAGTTGGAAATTGATGATATGTACACAACCAAATATGGAGAATTCGATTTCGATACAACGAAATTCCCTGATGCTAAAACCATGGTGAAGACACTTCATAGAAATGAATTTCGTGTCACAGCTTGGATTGTACCATTCGCTAATACTGATACAAATGCATTCAATGAAGGAATGAGCAGGGGCTTCTGGGTAAAGGATAAACGTGGACGTGTCCCAGCACTCACAAAATGGTGGCAAGGCGTCGGTGGGTTAATTGATGTGACAAATCCTGATGCCGTCAACTGGTTCGTCTCGAGGCTGAAGAAGTTCCAAAAGACATACAATCTTGATTCCTTCAAATTTGATGCTGGGGAGTCTTTCTATGTTCCTCACTGCATCACCACACATTCCCAGATGGCAAATCCCTCAGAATACACAACTAAATATGCCGCTCTTGTGGTGCAGTTTGGCGCAAATGTGGAACTCCGCGCTGCCTATCAGTCGCAGAAATACCCAATATTCGTCAGGATGTTTGATAAGGATTCATACTGGGGTTACAACAATGGATTAAAAACCCTCATTCCAACAGTCTTCCAGTTCGGAATCCTTGGATACCCATACATTCTCCCAGATATGATTGGTGGAAATGCCTACGGTTGGACGACAGACTCAACCGGCTCTGTTGATCCGCAGTCTTTTGCAAGCGGAGACCCTGTTCTTCCAGATCGAGAGTTATACATCCGTTGGATGCAGTTGACAACATATTTACCCAGCATGCAGTTCTCGCTTGCACCATGGCAGTATGATGAGGAGGTGGTGGAGATTGCACGGCGGATGATGAAGATACATGAGGAGGTTGTGACGCCCATTATTCTTGAGGCAGCTAAGCAGACAAAGGAAGATG GCTCGCCAATCATCCGGCCACTCTGGTGGCTAGATACCCAAGATGACAACTGTCTGAACAACGATTCCGAGTTCCTTGTCGGTGATGAAATCTTAGTCGCACCAGTCCTGGACGAGGGGGCCAAGTCTCGTGATATCTACATCCCTCGTGGCATCTGGCTTGACGAACAGACAAGGGAGACACTCCACGGTCCAACATGGCTGAGAAAATACCCCGCTCCGCTGACGACTGTTCCCACATTTCGTGCTGTGCGGAACTGA
- the LOC135501687 gene encoding myogenesis-regulating glycosidase-like isoform X1, protein MKYALMTLILAIILWYAKNLYMYYQQQPTDRPTMTYIETSGLHIDLHSRRLTLKNPSGKLLLTGDIGKFLDQDAAFKCSEGSGLICAKWDNTATLKVLTRELQDGIICYDIQWDALNPKVVPVDSVNIGSGHWYGGPELYEQHWPINEQKVLMQPYVTNDYLQATTSPYYGSVLERYWLNSAGVGATVALDVPLHMSANAQNDGKFTFKSEYSLPYENLSSRLPHLHYTLCVGHDMKSVHQYMQKTYLGWPMDTPDIRMLKSPVWSTWARYKMHVNQEKVLQYAQEIMDHGFPNSQLEIDDMYTTKYGEFDFDTTKFPDAKTMVKTLHRNEFRVTAWIVPFANTDTNAFNEGMSRGFWVKDKRGRVPALTKWWQGVGGLIDVTNPDAVNWFVSRLKKFQKTYNLDSFKFDAGESFYVPHCITTHSQMANPSEYTTKYAALVVQFGANVELRAAYQSQKYPIFVRMFDKDSYWGYNNGLKTLIPTVFQFGILGYPYILPDMIGGNAYGWTTDSTGSVDPQSFASGDPVLPDRELYIRWMQLTTYLPSMQFSLAPWQYDEEVVEIARRMMKIHEEVVTPIILEAAKQTKEDGSPIIRPLWWLDTQDDNCLNNDSEFLVGDEILVAPVLDEGAKSRDIYIPRGIWLDEQTRETLHGPTWLRKYPAPLTTVPTFRAVRN, encoded by the exons ATGAAATACGCCCTGATGACCCTCATACTCGCTATAATCCTATGGTACGCTAaaaacttatacatgtattaccaacagCAACCCACCGACCGGCCAACAATGACGTACATCGAGACATCAGGTCTGCACATCGACCTTCATAGCCGGAGATTAACCTTGAAGAACCCGAGTGGAAAATTGCTACTGACTGGTGACATCGGGAAATTTCTTGATCAAGATGCGGCTTTTAAATGCTCAGAAGGTTCAgggctgatttgtgcaaaatgggACAATACCGCAACACTTAAAGTCCTCACCCGGGAACTGCAGGATGGTATCATTTGCTATGATATTCAATGGGACGCTTTGAACCCCAAAGTCGTACCGGTTGATAGTGTTAATATAGGTTCAGGGCATTGGTACGGTGGACCAGAACTTTACGAACAACATTGGCCAATCAATGAGCAGAAAGTTTTAATGCAGCCGTATGTCACCAATGACTATCTCCAGGCAACAACAAGTCCATATTATGGATCTGTCCTAGAACGCTATTGGTTGAATTCTGCAGGGGTTGGCGCAACTGTTGCTTTGGATGTTCCGCTTCATATGTCAGCAAATGCGCAGAATGACGGGAAGTTTACTTTCAAGTCTGAATATTCTTTGCCATATGAGAACCTGAGCTCGAGATTACCACATCTGCATTATACACTATGCGTTGGGCATGATATGAAATCTGTCCATCAATATATGCAGAAGACGTATCTTGGCTGGCCGATGGATACTCCTGATATTCGCATGCTCAAGTCACCTGTTTGGTCAACTTGGGCAAGGTATAAAATGCATGTGAATCAAGAAAAGGTTCTCCAGTATGCCCAGGAAATCATGGATCATGGTTTTCCTAACAGCCAGTTGGAAATTGATGATATGTACACAACCAAATATGGAGAATTCGATTTCGATACAACGAAATTCCCTGATGCTAAAACCATGGTGAAGACACTTCATAGAAATGAATTTCGTGTCACAGCTTGGATTGTACCATTCGCTAATACTGATACAAATGCATTCAATGAAGGAATGAGCAGGGGCTTCTGGGTAAAGGATAAACGTGGACGTGTCCCAGCACTCACAAAATGGTGGCAAGGCGTCGGTGGGTTAATTGATGTGACAAATCCTGATGCCGTCAACTGGTTCGTCTCGAGGCTGAAGAAGTTCCAAAAGACATACAATCTTGATTCCTTCAAATTTGATGCTGGGGAGTCTTTCTATGTTCCTCACTGCATCACCACACATTCCCAGATGGCAAATCCCTCAGAATACACAACTAAATATGCCGCTCTTGTGGTGCAGTTTGGCGCAAATGTGGAACTCCGCGCTGCCTATCAGTCGCAGAAATACCCAATATTCGTCAGGATGTTTGATAAGGATTCATACTGGGGTTACAACAATGGATTAAAAACCCTCATTCCAACAGTCTTCCAGTTCGGAATCCTTGGATACCCATACATTCTCCCAGATATGATTGGTGGAAATGCCTACGGTTGGACGACAGACTCAACCGGCTCTGTTGATCCGCAGTCTTTTGCAAGCGGAGACCCTGTTCTTCCAGATCGAGAGTTATACATCCGTTGGATGCAGTTGACAACATATTTACCCAGCATGCAGTTCTCGCTTGCACCATGGCAGTATGATGAGGAGGTGGTGGAGATTGCACGGCGGATGATGAAGATACATGAGGAGGTTGTGACGCCCATTATTCTTGAGGCAGCTAAGCAGACAAAGGAAGATG GCTCGCCAATCATCCGGCCACTCTGGTGGCTAGATACCCAAGATGACAACTGTCTGAACAACGATTCCGAGTTCCTTGTCGGTGATGAAATCTTAGTCGCACCAGTCCTGGACGAGGGGGCCAAGTCTCGTGATATCTACATCCCTCGTGGCATCTGGCTTGACGAACAGACAAGGGAGACACTCCACGGTCCAACATGGCTGAGAAAATACCCCGCTCCGCTGACGACTGTTCCCACATTTCGTGCTGTGCGGAACTGA
- the LOC135501687 gene encoding myogenesis-regulating glycosidase-like isoform X3 — MTYIETSGLHIDLHSRRLTLKNPSGKLLLTGDIGKFLDQDAAFKCSEGSGLICAKWDNTATLKVLTRELQDGIICYDIQWDALNPKVVPVDSVNIGSGHWYGGPELYEQHWPINEQKVLMQPYVTNDYLQATTSPYYGSVLERYWLNSAGVGATVALDVPLHMSANAQNDGKFTFKSEYSLPYENLSSRLPHLHYTLCVGHDMKSVHQYMQKTYLGWPMDTPDIRMLKSPVWSTWARYKMHVNQEKVLQYAQEIMDHGFPNSQLEIDDMYTTKYGEFDFDTTKFPDAKTMVKTLHRNEFRVTAWIVPFANTDTNAFNEGMSRGFWVKDKRGRVPALTKWWQGVGGLIDVTNPDAVNWFVSRLKKFQKTYNLDSFKFDAGESFYVPHCITTHSQMANPSEYTTKYAALVVQFGANVELRAAYQSQKYPIFVRMFDKDSYWGYNNGLKTLIPTVFQFGILGYPYILPDMIGGNAYGWTTDSTGSVDPQSFASGDPVLPDRELYIRWMQLTTYLPSMQFSLAPWQYDEEVVEIARRMMKIHEEVVTPIILEAAKQTKEDGSPIIRPLWWLDTQDDNCLNNDSEFLVGDEILVAPVLDEGAKSRDIYIPRGIWLDEQTRETLHGPTWLRKYPAPLTTVPTFRAVRN, encoded by the exons ATGACGTACATCGAGACATCAGGTCTGCACATCGACCTTCATAGCCGGAGATTAACCTTGAAGAACCCGAGTGGAAAATTGCTACTGACTGGTGACATCGGGAAATTTCTTGATCAAGATGCGGCTTTTAAATGCTCAGAAGGTTCAgggctgatttgtgcaaaatgggACAATACCGCAACACTTAAAGTCCTCACCCGGGAACTGCAGGATGGTATCATTTGCTATGATATTCAATGGGACGCTTTGAACCCCAAAGTCGTACCGGTTGATAGTGTTAATATAGGTTCAGGGCATTGGTACGGTGGACCAGAACTTTACGAACAACATTGGCCAATCAATGAGCAGAAAGTTTTAATGCAGCCGTATGTCACCAATGACTATCTCCAGGCAACAACAAGTCCATATTATGGATCTGTCCTAGAACGCTATTGGTTGAATTCTGCAGGGGTTGGCGCAACTGTTGCTTTGGATGTTCCGCTTCATATGTCAGCAAATGCGCAGAATGACGGGAAGTTTACTTTCAAGTCTGAATATTCTTTGCCATATGAGAACCTGAGCTCGAGATTACCACATCTGCATTATACACTATGCGTTGGGCATGATATGAAATCTGTCCATCAATATATGCAGAAGACGTATCTTGGCTGGCCGATGGATACTCCTGATATTCGCATGCTCAAGTCACCTGTTTGGTCAACTTGGGCAAGGTATAAAATGCATGTGAATCAAGAAAAGGTTCTCCAGTATGCCCAGGAAATCATGGATCATGGTTTTCCTAACAGCCAGTTGGAAATTGATGATATGTACACAACCAAATATGGAGAATTCGATTTCGATACAACGAAATTCCCTGATGCTAAAACCATGGTGAAGACACTTCATAGAAATGAATTTCGTGTCACAGCTTGGATTGTACCATTCGCTAATACTGATACAAATGCATTCAATGAAGGAATGAGCAGGGGCTTCTGGGTAAAGGATAAACGTGGACGTGTCCCAGCACTCACAAAATGGTGGCAAGGCGTCGGTGGGTTAATTGATGTGACAAATCCTGATGCCGTCAACTGGTTCGTCTCGAGGCTGAAGAAGTTCCAAAAGACATACAATCTTGATTCCTTCAAATTTGATGCTGGGGAGTCTTTCTATGTTCCTCACTGCATCACCACACATTCCCAGATGGCAAATCCCTCAGAATACACAACTAAATATGCCGCTCTTGTGGTGCAGTTTGGCGCAAATGTGGAACTCCGCGCTGCCTATCAGTCGCAGAAATACCCAATATTCGTCAGGATGTTTGATAAGGATTCATACTGGGGTTACAACAATGGATTAAAAACCCTCATTCCAACAGTCTTCCAGTTCGGAATCCTTGGATACCCATACATTCTCCCAGATATGATTGGTGGAAATGCCTACGGTTGGACGACAGACTCAACCGGCTCTGTTGATCCGCAGTCTTTTGCAAGCGGAGACCCTGTTCTTCCAGATCGAGAGTTATACATCCGTTGGATGCAGTTGACAACATATTTACCCAGCATGCAGTTCTCGCTTGCACCATGGCAGTATGATGAGGAGGTGGTGGAGATTGCACGGCGGATGATGAAGATACATGAGGAGGTTGTGACGCCCATTATTCTTGAGGCAGCTAAGCAGACAAAGGAAGATG GCTCGCCAATCATCCGGCCACTCTGGTGGCTAGATACCCAAGATGACAACTGTCTGAACAACGATTCCGAGTTCCTTGTCGGTGATGAAATCTTAGTCGCACCAGTCCTGGACGAGGGGGCCAAGTCTCGTGATATCTACATCCCTCGTGGCATCTGGCTTGACGAACAGACAAGGGAGACACTCCACGGTCCAACATGGCTGAGAAAATACCCCGCTCCGCTGACGACTGTTCCCACATTTCGTGCTGTGCGGAACTGA
- the LOC135501374 gene encoding abasic site processing protein HMCES-like, translated as MCGRTASSLGPGDVVKASRYTNRRTGRRESPRWRTNPGQSYRPSYNVAPGGTTPVIVSSKHFKDSPPEKETPATDCQPETDAEPERVIQPMRWGLVPSWHKGELKSFDLKTSNCRSDNMLSSRVYKGPLEKGRRCVIVVDGFYEWHTGKDKKQQPYFIYFPSEKKVEEGEKMPSPESGDVESVTKTNKAEGSKETEDEEWPRQKVLTMAGVFDICHPKDTEGEPFYTYSVITVDASDAMSYIHHRMPAILNTDEEVRQWLDFGDVPLKEAVDVIRPTTSITSHPVSSKVNNSRNNAPDLIEKVDPNKKPSPTGLTMWLKKGTEKKKDDEDESVEEPEPKRLKTD; from the exons ATGTGTGGAAGAACTGCCAG CTCGTTGGGTCCAGGGGATGTTGTCAAAGCCTCGAGATACACCAACCGTCGGACAGGAAGGCGCGAGTCACCAAGATGGAGGACCAATCCTGGTCAGAGTTATCGCCCTTCATACAATGTGGCTCCTGGTGGCACAAC ACCAGTGATAGTTTCCTCCAAGCATTTCAAAGATTCCCCTCCAGAGAAGGAGACCCCAGCTACAGATTGCCAGCCTGAGACTGATGCTGAACCGGAGCGTGTAATCCAGCCAATGAGATGGGGCCTTGTGCCATCTTGGCACAAAGGAGAATTGAAAAGTTTTGACCTCAAGACTTCCAACTGCCGCAGTGACAATATGCTCAGTAGTCGAGTTTACAAGGGTCCATTGGAGAAGGGAAGACGATGTGTCATTGTTGTGGATGG ATTTTACGAATGGCACACTGGGAAAGACAAGAAACAACAACCATACTTCATCTACTTCCCTTCGGAGAAAAAGGTCGAAGAGGGTGAAAAGATGCCATCACCAGAAAGTGGGGATGTGGAAAGTgtgacaaaaacaaacaaagcgGAAGGATCAAAAGAGACAGAGGATGAAG agtGGCCCAGACAAAAGGTTCTTACTATGGCAGGTGTATTTGATATTTGTCATCCAAAAGACACT GAGGGTGAACCTTTCTATACCTACTCTGTCATCACAGTAGACGCTTCTGATGCCATGTCATATATACATCACAGAATGCCA GCCATTCTAAACACAGATGAAGAAGTAAGACAATGGTTAGACTTTGGGGATGTACCACTCAAGGAGGCAGTTGATGTGATACGACCAACAACTTCCATCACCAGCCACCCAGTCTCCTCAAAAGTCAACAATTCAAGGAATAATGCTCCTGACCTCATTGAGAAAGTTGATCCTAA TAAGAAGCCAAGCCCGACTGGATTGACAATGTGGTTGAAGAAAGGAACGGAAAAGAAGAAAGATGACGAAGATGAGAGTGTGGAGGAGCCTGAGCCAAAACGATTAAAGACGGACTGA